A section of the Malus sylvestris chromosome 17, drMalSylv7.2, whole genome shotgun sequence genome encodes:
- the LOC126612013 gene encoding protein PIN-LIKES 2-like isoform X5, with protein MICFESYGSSGLSVSSTLWLSHLNLISIESLNRPPNDCFGFKVCLISSFVIWDRQNMEILPAMQGSNLKGGLLLSAVLPLLKLLSMAAIGFLLAHPKYQLVPKLTFTFLMICRPPPQFFRFTVIMTAFGNTVVEEEENHEIAELGLDGNGNGNGNRDESDLARPLLVEAEWPGIEDKETEHCKTPFIARLFNSSNGVLSHTSLSELGEEEEEGGYPRSTKPSKCLAEPRIVRKFRYVAWRTPIHRILQPPTIAFLLAVVIGMIPTLKSLVFDDDQVLSFLTDSLEIVAEAMVPSAVLVLGGMLAEGPNESNLGMRTTIGIIVARLLVLPLIGIGVVLLSDKLNLLVADDQLYRFVLLLQYTTPSAILLGAVASLRGYAVREASALLFWQHIVAVFSLSLYIIVYFYILF; from the exons ATGATTTGCTTCGAATCCTACGGCTCTTCTGGATTATCCGTTTCTTCAACTCTCTGGCTGTCCCATCTAAACTTAATATCAATTGA ATCCTTGAATCGACCACCAAATGATTGTTTCGGATTCAAAG tttgcttaattagtAGTTTTGTCATCTGGGATCGACAAAATATGGAGATTTTACCTGCAATGCAAGGAAGCAATCTAAAAGGAGGGTTGCTGCTAAGTGCAGTGCTTCCTCTGCTGAAGCTCCTTTCAATGGCTGCCATTGGTTTTCTTCTTGCCCACCCAAAATACCAACTTGTCCCTAAACTCACTTTTACATTTCTCA TGATTTGTAGGCCTCCACCTCAGTTTTTTCGATTCACCGTGATCATGACTGCGTTCGGAAACACGG TTGTGGAGGAAGAGGAGAATCATGAGATTGCGGAACTGGGTTTGGATGGGAATGGGAATGGGAATGGGAATCGAGATGAAAGTGATCTTGCTAGGCCGCTTCTCGTTGAGGCTGAATGGCCTGGAATTGAAGATAAGGAAACTGAACATTGCAAGACACCCTTTATTGCAAGGCTTTTTAATAGCAGCAATGGTGTACTTTCACACACTAGTCTTTCGGAACTtggtgaggaggaggaggagggaggttATCCGAGAAGTACCAAGCCTAGTAAGTGTCTGGCAGAGCCTAGGATCGTGAGGAAATTCAGATATGTTGCTTGGAGGACACCAATTCATCGCATTCTTCAGCCGCCAACAATTGCTTTTCTGTTGGCCGTTGTCATTGGCATGATTCCAACATTGAAATCTCTTGTGTTTGATGATGACCAAGTCCTTTCGTTCCTCACAGACAGCTTGGAAATTGTAGCGGAGGCCATGGTGCCTTCGGCTGTGCTTGTTCTTGGAGGAATGCTAGCTGAAGGTCCCAACGAATCCAATCTAGGAATGAGAACTACGATTGGGATTATTGTTGCAAGGCTTTTGGTACTTCCTTTAATTGGGATTGGTGTGGTTCTATTGTCGGATAAATTGAACCTTTTGGTAGCCGATGATCAATTGTATCGGTTCGTTCTTTTGCTGCAATACACCACACCTTCCGCCATATTGTTAGGAGCAGTTGCAAGCTTGAGGGGTTATGCAGTCAGAGAGGCTTCTGCTCTCCTCTTCTGGCAGCATATTGTTGCCGTCTTCTCCCTCTCGCTCTATATAATTGTCTACTTCTACATTCTGTTTTGA
- the LOC126612012 gene encoding uncharacterized protein LOC126612012 gives MNTPKGTVVFSTVGRPHYGFDIFALPTLLHPSSTNIGPERRLSDGRSINFNAQFADNSHEPHSLVFISERTGFPAIYLTRPGLPHPQLLHSEPGSLFHDRPILKNHTLYFVSAHQDPSRYFKSWSALYSSTLLHDKITTRLTPSDSVDYSPALSLSGKFVAVASYGSRPWDGEFHELNTDIVVFEASRPSKRVLVCERGGWPTWSGDSVIYFHRQHDDGWWSIFRVDFHFPKDLESSSGFPITPTRVTPSGLHCFTPAALHDGKLIAVATRRPGKNFRHIELFDVESKTFQPMTEILNPNFHHYNPFVSPDSELLGYHRFRGDSTQWGESDSTIPYIERVSSPIEQLQMLRIQGSFPTFSPSGDLIASNQDLDGDGGIKVIKSDGSKRWNLIKGRAAFYNAWSPTEKHVIYTSVGPIFQSAKTTVQIARVEFNPSDIDGDKEDVPCNVKMLTKEETGNNAFPSCSPDGMSLVFRSGRTGHKNLYIIDAVDGEFNGSVRQLTEGPCIDTMPSWSPKGDLIAFSSNRHNPDDAAVFGIYVVKPDGTGLRRIPVAGNESHRERINHVCFSKDGEWLLFTANLSGVIAEPVSLPNQFQPYGDLYVVRLDGSGLRRLTCNGYENGTPAWHEGGDELDMGGLRLGNEVGGDELKGRFEDPHWISCDF, from the coding sequence ATGAACACCCCCAAAGGCACTGTCGTCTTCTCCACCGTTGGCAGACCCCACTATGGCTTCGACATTTTCGCCCTCCCCACCCTCCTCCACCCCTCCTCTACCAATATCGGCCCTGAGCGCCGCCTCTCCGACGGCCGTTCCATCAACTTCAACGCCCAATTCGCCGACAACAGCCACGAACCCCACTCCCTCGTCTTCATCTCCGAGCGAACCGGTTTTCCCGCCATTTACTTAACCCGACCTGGACTCCCCCATCCCCAGCTCTTGCACTCCGAACCCGGATCCCTCTTCCACGACCGACCCATCTTAAAAAATCACACCCTCTACTTCGTTTCAGCTCACCAGGATCCCAGTCGATACTTCAAATCCTGGTCTGCTCTCTACTCCTCCACACTCCTCCATGACAAAATCACAACCCGATTGACTCCCTCTGACTCCGTCGATTACAGTcccgccctctctctctccggAAAATTCGTCGCCGTCGCCTCGTACGGATCCCGTCCATGGGACGGTGAGTTTCACGAGCTCAACACCGATATCGTCGTATTCGAAGCATCGCGACCCAGTAAGCGCGTACTCGTCTGCGAGCGCGGTGGCTGGCCCACCTGGTCCGGCGACTCCGTCATATATTTTCACCGCCAACATGACGACGGCTGGTGGAGCATTTTCCGGGTCGATTTCCATTTTCCCAAAGATCTGGAGTCCTCTTCTGGGTTCCCGATCACTCCCACTCGAGTCACTCCATCGGGGCTCCACTGCTTCACTCCGGCAGCTCTCCACGACGGCAAACTAATCGCCGTCGCGACTCGCCGGCCCGGTAAGAATTTCCGACACATTGAGCTCTTTGATGTCGAATCCAAGACGTTTCAGCCGATGACAGAGATCCTGAACCCGAATTTCCACCATTACAACCCGTTTGTTTCGCCCGATTCAGAGCTCCTCGGGTATCACCGATTCCGTGGTGATTCGACTCAGTGGGGCGAGTCCGATTCCACAATTCCTTATATCGAGCGAGTGTCTTCGCCTATTGAACAACTCCAGATGCTGAGGATTCAGGGTTCGTTCCCAACCTTCTCTCCGAGCGGCGATCTGATCGCGTCTAATCAGGATTTGGATGGGGACGGCGGAATCAAGGTCATCAAATCGGACGGCTCAAAGCGCTGGAATTTGATCAAGGGCCGCGCAGCCTTCTACAACGCCTGGAGCCCAACCGAGAAACACGTCATCTACACCTCGGTGGGCCCAATATTCCAGTCGGCCAAAACAACTGTCCAGATTGCACGAGTTGAATTTAACCCATCAGATATCGACGGCGATAAAGAGGACGTCCCTTGCAATGTAAAGATGTTGACTAAGGAAGAAACAGGGAATAACGCTTTCCCTTCGTGCTCTCCAGACGGCATGTCGTTGGTATTCCGCTCCGGTCGGACAGGGCACAAGAACCTCTACATTATTGACGCCGTTGACGGCGAGTTTAACGGCAGTGTGCGTCAATTAACTGAGGGCCCCTGTATCGATACCATGCCAAGTTGGTCACCAAAAGGTGACCTCATTGCTTTCTCTTCGAACAGACACAATCCGGATGACGCAGCCGTGTTCGGCATTTACGTCGTCAAACCGGACGGTACCGGTTTGAGGAGGATCCCGGTGGCGGGAAATGAGTCGCACAGGGAGAGGATCAACCACGTGTGCTTCAGCAAGGACGGGGAGTGGCTGCTGTTCACGGCGAACTTGAGCGGCGTGATAGCTGAGCCGGTGTCGTTGCCGAATCAGTTTCAGCCGTACGGGGATTTGTACGTGGTGAGATTGGATGGGAGTGGGTTGAGGAGGCTGACGTGCAATGGGTACGAAAATGGAACGCCAGCGTGGCACGAGGGTGGTGATGAGCTGGACATGGGGGGCTTGCGGTTGGGAAATGAAGTTGGAGGAGATGAGCTCAAGGGTCGGTTTGAGGATCCTCATTGGATTTCTTGCGATTTTTAG
- the LOC126612013 gene encoding protein PIN-LIKES 2-like isoform X2: MICFESYGSSGLSVSSTLWLSHLNLISIESLNRPPNDCFGFKVCLISSFVIWDRQNMEILPAMQGSNLKGGLLLSAVLPLLKLLSMAAIGFLLAHPKYQLVPKLTFTFLMICRPPPQFFRFTVIMTAFGNTGNLPLAIVASVCHSDDNPFGTEDDCTEAGVAYVSFSQWVSVILVYTLVYHMMEPPLESAVYAVVEEEENHEIAELGLDGNGNGNGNRDESDLARPLLVEAEWPGIEDKETEHCKTPFIARLFNSSNGVLSHTSLSELGEEEEEGGYPRSTKPSKCLAEPRIVRKFRYVAWRTPIHRILQPPTIAFLLAVVIGMIPTLKSLVFDDDQVLSFLTDSLEIVAEAMVPSAVLVLGGMLAEGPNESNLGMRTTIGIIVARLLVLPLIGIGVVLLSDKLNLLVADDQLYRFVLLLQYTTPSAILLGAVASLRGYAVREASALLFWQHIVAVFSLSLYIIVYFYILF; encoded by the exons ATGATTTGCTTCGAATCCTACGGCTCTTCTGGATTATCCGTTTCTTCAACTCTCTGGCTGTCCCATCTAAACTTAATATCAATTGA ATCCTTGAATCGACCACCAAATGATTGTTTCGGATTCAAAG tttgcttaattagtAGTTTTGTCATCTGGGATCGACAAAATATGGAGATTTTACCTGCAATGCAAGGAAGCAATCTAAAAGGAGGGTTGCTGCTAAGTGCAGTGCTTCCTCTGCTGAAGCTCCTTTCAATGGCTGCCATTGGTTTTCTTCTTGCCCACCCAAAATACCAACTTGTCCCTAAACTCACTTTTACATTTCTCA TGATTTGTAGGCCTCCACCTCAGTTTTTTCGATTCACCGTGATCATGACTGCGTTCGGAAACACGGGTAATCTCCCTCTTGCAATTGTTGCATCTGTCTGCCATAGTGATGATAACCCTTTCGGTACAGAAGATGACTGTACCGAGGCTGGTGTGGCATATGTTTCTTTTTCCCAATGGGTTTCTGTCATTCTTGTTTACACTCTTGTTTACCATATGATGGAGCCCCCATTGGAGTCTGCTGTTTATGCAGTTGTGGAGGAAGAGGAGAATCATGAGATTGCGGAACTGGGTTTGGATGGGAATGGGAATGGGAATGGGAATCGAGATGAAAGTGATCTTGCTAGGCCGCTTCTCGTTGAGGCTGAATGGCCTGGAATTGAAGATAAGGAAACTGAACATTGCAAGACACCCTTTATTGCAAGGCTTTTTAATAGCAGCAATGGTGTACTTTCACACACTAGTCTTTCGGAACTtggtgaggaggaggaggagggaggttATCCGAGAAGTACCAAGCCTAGTAAGTGTCTGGCAGAGCCTAGGATCGTGAGGAAATTCAGATATGTTGCTTGGAGGACACCAATTCATCGCATTCTTCAGCCGCCAACAATTGCTTTTCTGTTGGCCGTTGTCATTGGCATGATTCCAACATTGAAATCTCTTGTGTTTGATGATGACCAAGTCCTTTCGTTCCTCACAGACAGCTTGGAAATTGTAGCGGAGGCCATGGTGCCTTCGGCTGTGCTTGTTCTTGGAGGAATGCTAGCTGAAGGTCCCAACGAATCCAATCTAGGAATGAGAACTACGATTGGGATTATTGTTGCAAGGCTTTTGGTACTTCCTTTAATTGGGATTGGTGTGGTTCTATTGTCGGATAAATTGAACCTTTTGGTAGCCGATGATCAATTGTATCGGTTCGTTCTTTTGCTGCAATACACCACACCTTCCGCCATATTGTTAGGAGCAGTTGCAAGCTTGAGGGGTTATGCAGTCAGAGAGGCTTCTGCTCTCCTCTTCTGGCAGCATATTGTTGCCGTCTTCTCCCTCTCGCTCTATATAATTGTCTACTTCTACATTCTGTTTTGA
- the LOC126612013 gene encoding protein PIN-LIKES 2-like isoform X4 produces the protein MICFESYGSSGLSVSSTLWLSHLNLISIESLNRPPNDCFGFKVCLISSFVIWDRQNMEILPAMQGSNLKGGLLLSAVLPLLKLLSMAAIGFLLAHPKYQLVPKLTFTFLSKLVFAVFLPCLIFTNLGPSISLKNFVNWWFIPVNVVISTAIGCVLGLLVAVICRPPPQFFRFTVIMTAFGNTVVEEEENHEIAELGLDGNGNGNGNRDESDLARPLLVEAEWPGIEDKETEHCKTPFIARLFNSSNGVLSHTSLSELGEEEEEGGYPRSTKPSKCLAEPRIVRKFRYVAWRTPIHRILQPPTIAFLLAVVIGMIPTLKSLVFDDDQVLSFLTDSLEIVAEAMVPSAVLVLGGMLAEGPNESNLGMRTTIGIIVARLLVLPLIGIGVVLLSDKLNLLVADDQLYRFVLLLQYTTPSAILLGAVASLRGYAVREASALLFWQHIVAVFSLSLYIIVYFYILF, from the exons ATGATTTGCTTCGAATCCTACGGCTCTTCTGGATTATCCGTTTCTTCAACTCTCTGGCTGTCCCATCTAAACTTAATATCAATTGA ATCCTTGAATCGACCACCAAATGATTGTTTCGGATTCAAAG tttgcttaattagtAGTTTTGTCATCTGGGATCGACAAAATATGGAGATTTTACCTGCAATGCAAGGAAGCAATCTAAAAGGAGGGTTGCTGCTAAGTGCAGTGCTTCCTCTGCTGAAGCTCCTTTCAATGGCTGCCATTGGTTTTCTTCTTGCCCACCCAAAATACCAACTTGTCCCTAAACTCACTTTTACATTTCTCAGTAAGTTGGTATTTGCTGTCTTTTTACCCTGCTTAATCTTCACAAATCTAGGGCCATCAATTAGTCTAAAGAATTTTGTAAATTGGTGGTTCATTCCTGTTAATGTTGTAATAAGTACGGCAATCGGGTGTGTGTTGGGTTTGCTGGTTGCAGTGATTTGTAGGCCTCCACCTCAGTTTTTTCGATTCACCGTGATCATGACTGCGTTCGGAAACACGG TTGTGGAGGAAGAGGAGAATCATGAGATTGCGGAACTGGGTTTGGATGGGAATGGGAATGGGAATGGGAATCGAGATGAAAGTGATCTTGCTAGGCCGCTTCTCGTTGAGGCTGAATGGCCTGGAATTGAAGATAAGGAAACTGAACATTGCAAGACACCCTTTATTGCAAGGCTTTTTAATAGCAGCAATGGTGTACTTTCACACACTAGTCTTTCGGAACTtggtgaggaggaggaggagggaggttATCCGAGAAGTACCAAGCCTAGTAAGTGTCTGGCAGAGCCTAGGATCGTGAGGAAATTCAGATATGTTGCTTGGAGGACACCAATTCATCGCATTCTTCAGCCGCCAACAATTGCTTTTCTGTTGGCCGTTGTCATTGGCATGATTCCAACATTGAAATCTCTTGTGTTTGATGATGACCAAGTCCTTTCGTTCCTCACAGACAGCTTGGAAATTGTAGCGGAGGCCATGGTGCCTTCGGCTGTGCTTGTTCTTGGAGGAATGCTAGCTGAAGGTCCCAACGAATCCAATCTAGGAATGAGAACTACGATTGGGATTATTGTTGCAAGGCTTTTGGTACTTCCTTTAATTGGGATTGGTGTGGTTCTATTGTCGGATAAATTGAACCTTTTGGTAGCCGATGATCAATTGTATCGGTTCGTTCTTTTGCTGCAATACACCACACCTTCCGCCATATTGTTAGGAGCAGTTGCAAGCTTGAGGGGTTATGCAGTCAGAGAGGCTTCTGCTCTCCTCTTCTGGCAGCATATTGTTGCCGTCTTCTCCCTCTCGCTCTATATAATTGTCTACTTCTACATTCTGTTTTGA
- the LOC126612013 gene encoding protein PIN-LIKES 2-like isoform X1, giving the protein MICFESYGSSGLSVSSTLWLSHLNLISIESLNRPPNDCFGFKVCLISSFVIWDRQNMEILPAMQGSNLKGGLLLSAVLPLLKLLSMAAIGFLLAHPKYQLVPKLTFTFLSKLVFAVFLPCLIFTNLGPSISLKNFVNWWFIPVNVVISTAIGCVLGLLVAVICRPPPQFFRFTVIMTAFGNTGNLPLAIVASVCHSDDNPFGTEDDCTEAGVAYVSFSQWVSVILVYTLVYHMMEPPLESAVYAVVEEEENHEIAELGLDGNGNGNGNRDESDLARPLLVEAEWPGIEDKETEHCKTPFIARLFNSSNGVLSHTSLSELGEEEEEGGYPRSTKPSKCLAEPRIVRKFRYVAWRTPIHRILQPPTIAFLLAVVIGMIPTLKSLVFDDDQVLSFLTDSLEIVAEAMVPSAVLVLGGMLAEGPNESNLGMRTTIGIIVARLLVLPLIGIGVVLLSDKLNLLVADDQLYRFVLLLQYTTPSAILLGAVASLRGYAVREASALLFWQHIVAVFSLSLYIIVYFYILF; this is encoded by the exons ATGATTTGCTTCGAATCCTACGGCTCTTCTGGATTATCCGTTTCTTCAACTCTCTGGCTGTCCCATCTAAACTTAATATCAATTGA ATCCTTGAATCGACCACCAAATGATTGTTTCGGATTCAAAG tttgcttaattagtAGTTTTGTCATCTGGGATCGACAAAATATGGAGATTTTACCTGCAATGCAAGGAAGCAATCTAAAAGGAGGGTTGCTGCTAAGTGCAGTGCTTCCTCTGCTGAAGCTCCTTTCAATGGCTGCCATTGGTTTTCTTCTTGCCCACCCAAAATACCAACTTGTCCCTAAACTCACTTTTACATTTCTCAGTAAGTTGGTATTTGCTGTCTTTTTACCCTGCTTAATCTTCACAAATCTAGGGCCATCAATTAGTCTAAAGAATTTTGTAAATTGGTGGTTCATTCCTGTTAATGTTGTAATAAGTACGGCAATCGGGTGTGTGTTGGGTTTGCTGGTTGCAGTGATTTGTAGGCCTCCACCTCAGTTTTTTCGATTCACCGTGATCATGACTGCGTTCGGAAACACGGGTAATCTCCCTCTTGCAATTGTTGCATCTGTCTGCCATAGTGATGATAACCCTTTCGGTACAGAAGATGACTGTACCGAGGCTGGTGTGGCATATGTTTCTTTTTCCCAATGGGTTTCTGTCATTCTTGTTTACACTCTTGTTTACCATATGATGGAGCCCCCATTGGAGTCTGCTGTTTATGCAGTTGTGGAGGAAGAGGAGAATCATGAGATTGCGGAACTGGGTTTGGATGGGAATGGGAATGGGAATGGGAATCGAGATGAAAGTGATCTTGCTAGGCCGCTTCTCGTTGAGGCTGAATGGCCTGGAATTGAAGATAAGGAAACTGAACATTGCAAGACACCCTTTATTGCAAGGCTTTTTAATAGCAGCAATGGTGTACTTTCACACACTAGTCTTTCGGAACTtggtgaggaggaggaggagggaggttATCCGAGAAGTACCAAGCCTAGTAAGTGTCTGGCAGAGCCTAGGATCGTGAGGAAATTCAGATATGTTGCTTGGAGGACACCAATTCATCGCATTCTTCAGCCGCCAACAATTGCTTTTCTGTTGGCCGTTGTCATTGGCATGATTCCAACATTGAAATCTCTTGTGTTTGATGATGACCAAGTCCTTTCGTTCCTCACAGACAGCTTGGAAATTGTAGCGGAGGCCATGGTGCCTTCGGCTGTGCTTGTTCTTGGAGGAATGCTAGCTGAAGGTCCCAACGAATCCAATCTAGGAATGAGAACTACGATTGGGATTATTGTTGCAAGGCTTTTGGTACTTCCTTTAATTGGGATTGGTGTGGTTCTATTGTCGGATAAATTGAACCTTTTGGTAGCCGATGATCAATTGTATCGGTTCGTTCTTTTGCTGCAATACACCACACCTTCCGCCATATTGTTAGGAGCAGTTGCAAGCTTGAGGGGTTATGCAGTCAGAGAGGCTTCTGCTCTCCTCTTCTGGCAGCATATTGTTGCCGTCTTCTCCCTCTCGCTCTATATAATTGTCTACTTCTACATTCTGTTTTGA
- the LOC126612013 gene encoding protein PIN-LIKES 2-like isoform X3 has product MEILPAMQGSNLKGGLLLSAVLPLLKLLSMAAIGFLLAHPKYQLVPKLTFTFLSKLVFAVFLPCLIFTNLGPSISLKNFVNWWFIPVNVVISTAIGCVLGLLVAVICRPPPQFFRFTVIMTAFGNTGNLPLAIVASVCHSDDNPFGTEDDCTEAGVAYVSFSQWVSVILVYTLVYHMMEPPLESAVYAVVEEEENHEIAELGLDGNGNGNGNRDESDLARPLLVEAEWPGIEDKETEHCKTPFIARLFNSSNGVLSHTSLSELGEEEEEGGYPRSTKPSKCLAEPRIVRKFRYVAWRTPIHRILQPPTIAFLLAVVIGMIPTLKSLVFDDDQVLSFLTDSLEIVAEAMVPSAVLVLGGMLAEGPNESNLGMRTTIGIIVARLLVLPLIGIGVVLLSDKLNLLVADDQLYRFVLLLQYTTPSAILLGAVASLRGYAVREASALLFWQHIVAVFSLSLYIIVYFYILF; this is encoded by the coding sequence ATGGAGATTTTACCTGCAATGCAAGGAAGCAATCTAAAAGGAGGGTTGCTGCTAAGTGCAGTGCTTCCTCTGCTGAAGCTCCTTTCAATGGCTGCCATTGGTTTTCTTCTTGCCCACCCAAAATACCAACTTGTCCCTAAACTCACTTTTACATTTCTCAGTAAGTTGGTATTTGCTGTCTTTTTACCCTGCTTAATCTTCACAAATCTAGGGCCATCAATTAGTCTAAAGAATTTTGTAAATTGGTGGTTCATTCCTGTTAATGTTGTAATAAGTACGGCAATCGGGTGTGTGTTGGGTTTGCTGGTTGCAGTGATTTGTAGGCCTCCACCTCAGTTTTTTCGATTCACCGTGATCATGACTGCGTTCGGAAACACGGGTAATCTCCCTCTTGCAATTGTTGCATCTGTCTGCCATAGTGATGATAACCCTTTCGGTACAGAAGATGACTGTACCGAGGCTGGTGTGGCATATGTTTCTTTTTCCCAATGGGTTTCTGTCATTCTTGTTTACACTCTTGTTTACCATATGATGGAGCCCCCATTGGAGTCTGCTGTTTATGCAGTTGTGGAGGAAGAGGAGAATCATGAGATTGCGGAACTGGGTTTGGATGGGAATGGGAATGGGAATGGGAATCGAGATGAAAGTGATCTTGCTAGGCCGCTTCTCGTTGAGGCTGAATGGCCTGGAATTGAAGATAAGGAAACTGAACATTGCAAGACACCCTTTATTGCAAGGCTTTTTAATAGCAGCAATGGTGTACTTTCACACACTAGTCTTTCGGAACTtggtgaggaggaggaggagggaggttATCCGAGAAGTACCAAGCCTAGTAAGTGTCTGGCAGAGCCTAGGATCGTGAGGAAATTCAGATATGTTGCTTGGAGGACACCAATTCATCGCATTCTTCAGCCGCCAACAATTGCTTTTCTGTTGGCCGTTGTCATTGGCATGATTCCAACATTGAAATCTCTTGTGTTTGATGATGACCAAGTCCTTTCGTTCCTCACAGACAGCTTGGAAATTGTAGCGGAGGCCATGGTGCCTTCGGCTGTGCTTGTTCTTGGAGGAATGCTAGCTGAAGGTCCCAACGAATCCAATCTAGGAATGAGAACTACGATTGGGATTATTGTTGCAAGGCTTTTGGTACTTCCTTTAATTGGGATTGGTGTGGTTCTATTGTCGGATAAATTGAACCTTTTGGTAGCCGATGATCAATTGTATCGGTTCGTTCTTTTGCTGCAATACACCACACCTTCCGCCATATTGTTAGGAGCAGTTGCAAGCTTGAGGGGTTATGCAGTCAGAGAGGCTTCTGCTCTCCTCTTCTGGCAGCATATTGTTGCCGTCTTCTCCCTCTCGCTCTATATAATTGTCTACTTCTACATTCTGTTTTGA